The sequence TTATTCTTAAATCTTCAATCTGGCATAAGTATTGTACAGAATTTCAGGCAAAAAGATTCGTCGCGAATCGACCCACACAAAGGAGGACGCCATAATGACCGTGGCAATGAACACAACTCTTCATGCGGACGTTTATTTCAATGATGTCGCACCCGATGCGGAACCAGCGAGGCGGTATCGCATTCTGCTGGCGGAGGACGACAAGGAGATGCGGACCTTGTTGGCGCTTTCGCTGAAGCGAGCCGGCTATGATGTGGTTAAGTGCTCGGACGGTGTCGACATGCTGACCCATTTGGCTGCCTTTCTGCTGCCCTACGAACCGGTCCACGAATCCTTCGACCTGATCATTTCCGACATCCGGATGCCCGGCGTTACTGGCATGGAAGTCCTTCAGGGCCAACCCAAACGAGCGAATTTCCCCCCCATGATCCTGATCACCGCCTTTGGCGACGACGAAACCCATGCCCAGGCCGCCGAATGCGGCGTCGCGGCCATGTTCGACAAGCCTTTCGATGTGGATGAACTGCTGGAAAAAGTGAATGCCATTCTGCTGTGCAGGGAATGAAACGCGAGGACCCCGGCGCCGACGGAACTGTGGAATAGGAGAGGAGGTGATGTGAAAAGCATCAGAGACCGTAAACGGCGAGTCATTCTTGTAGGTTAGTAACGGGAATAGTGAGAATGACGATGAAAAGAAAGGAGGAAAGTAAAGTGAAAACGATTCATGCTGTTTTTCTCAATCGGACCGGCAAAATTCTCATCGGCGCGTTTTCGGCGATCGCCCTGGTTCTTTTGGTCGGCGCGACGGTCGGGGCAACTGGCCAGACCGGCCATGCGGCGACAGCAACGGTCCAGAAAGACGCGTCCCAGACGATGATCGGCAGCGGGAACCGCTACAAGACAACGGTCGAGCGGCACACCGAAGGAACTCTGTCTTCCGACGACCTGCACCAGGCATCCCTGCTGACCTCGCGGATCGTCAATCACCTGAACGAGGCGGCCAACGATCTTCTCGATGGAAATCCCAACGGGTCCAAATCGAACATCGAGAACGCCCGTAAGCTGATCAAGGTGGTTCGAAACCTGCTCCCCGTCACCACCGTGACCACGGTCGTCAAGGATGCCAACGGGAAAGAAGTCTACCAGGACATCGACCGGGTGCAGGATGACCGGATCCCGCTGTATGAAGAAATGGTTTCCATGGAAGTCGTCCAGCCCATCCTCGACGCCAAGGGAAAAGCGGCTGAACTCAAAGGCCTTAAGCTTGAAGACGCCGACATCATCCACACGTCGGTGCTGGCCGATCTGAACTACATCGAACGGAAATTGAACCGCGCCATGGCCCTGTTGGACAAGCCGGAAGATGCGCTGATGCAGCTCGTGCTCGCCCAGACCCAAGGCATCGAATTCGTGGTGAACGAGAACGACAATTCGCTGGTCCAGGCACAGCAAGCCCTGAAACTGGCGGAGCGAATGGTCCAAGACGGGAATACCGAAGCCGCCCGGCAAAATCTGAAATTGGCCCAGATTCACCTGGGGATGTACCGCGAACTGATGGGCAAGGACGCGGTCGTCACTAAGGATGTGAAGCAGCTTGAAGACGACATCGCCGCCCTGAAGCCCAAGAGCCTGGGAAAGGAGACAGCCGGCATTATTGACGGGTTCTGGGAACGGACCGTGAAATTGTTCCATCAAGAACCCGGCCAGGCCCATTTGGTGAACAAGGTATCAGAAGGTCCCGCATCAAAAAACAGTTGACGATGAAAAACAGGGGCTGAACACGGCATGGGAAAGACCGGGGATTAGGAGGCCCCTGGTCTTTCGACGTGTCGAAATTCGAGCTTTTTGATCTAACAGCGGATGGATGCTTTTACATGCATCCGGAAGGCGACCGACATGTCAGAGCGAGAACCTGTAAACAAATACGTGGCCGTCATCATTGTGTTATCGCTGGTCTGCGTCTTCCAGGCGGCGGTCATTTGGATGTATGCGCCAAAGGTTCCGACGGCGGCAGGGTCTTCGACGATATCGACTCATTTTCCACCTTTTTGGACCGGAAATTGAAAACCGATAAGTACGAAAACCGCGATATGTTCGATCGCTTTTTCGACGACTAGTTCTTTTCAGGGGGAAAAGACCCCTTTGAAGAAATGGAACAGATGCGCCAGCGGTTGCAAGACCGGATGGATGAAAACATCCGAAATCGGTTCGATCATTCCTGGCATGAATGGTTCGGCGACCGGTTTTCCGACGATGCAGACGACGTCAAGGTCCATATGGACGAATCAAAGGATGAATATGTCTACCGGCTGGACTTCCCAACCTGAAGGACAACGAATTCAACATCAACATCGACGAGAACGGCATCAACATCGAGGGGGATTTTTCCCAGCGGGTGGAGAAAAAAGACCCGAAGGGGAATGTGATCGCCAAACATGAGGTTATATGAATAGCCACGCAATTATGCTCTGGCTATCCCATAGAAACAGCAGCCTCAAGAATTTGGTATAGCTTGCCAAAAGCTGGAAATTAAGGCCGGCAAAGGAGCCATCAAAATATTGTGGTCTAAGAAATTGAAGGAAATTTGTGATTAAAACAAGATTCTTTGACACCCGTTGCTGTTATATATGGATGAATTCAGGTGGGTGCAATCCCATTCTGACAGCTAATGAGCTTGTGGCCTCCATGTGGCCCCCCTTGCTTTAAACCCGCGCCAGCCGTGGGGGCACTTGGGTTCGACTCTCGCCGCCGCCACCATTATTTGGAAAAAAAATTCAACGATTAAAGGGGATTACCTGGGCGAGGTGATCCCCTTCGTCATTTTGTGGTAAATTCGGGGTAACTCGAACCAGGTTCCTTTGGAACTTTTCCGCCAACGCGCTGCCGTCGGTGTGGGTCAGATTTTGAATGAAGCGGTAGTAGCGCTCCTGGATCATCTTCAGATAGGCATGCCCCATCATTTGCTGCACCCACCCCATGTTTTCCCCGCCCGAGAGCATCAGGGTCGCAAAGGAGTGCCGGGTGTGGTACATCAACCGGTACTCCAGTTCCGCACGCTTCAGCCCCGGTGTCCAGGTGGTCTTTTGGAGGGTCTCGCAGTCTACCGGTTTGCCGTCGTTGTTGAGAAACACATAAGGGGACTTCGTGGGATTCTGCCGCCGCTGTTCCCGGAGCGCCTCCTCGACCACCGGCAGCATGTCGATATCCCGTTAGGATTCCTTGGTTTTGGGACGACCCTCGATCCCCATCACCCGGGAGACCACGATCGAGATGGTCTTTCGCTCCCAGTCCACAGCGCGCCACTTGAGCACCGTCTGTTCGCCCAGCCGCATCCCGGTTATGGTGAATTTGGTGTAACCCTGCGGACGCCAAAGAGGTTGCGCTGGGGTTACAGGCGTTCGTGATACCTGGATTTCATGCCCCTTGATGGCTCCACGGGTCATTAGGGTTCCCTTGCCCGTCATAGAGGTTTTTGATGAAGACATCCCCTGACTTGCTCGATTGGGTGCCTCCTTCTCCGGCATCAGCCAATCACCGGCTCGAACAGGCTGGGACCGTGTTCGGCAAGTGCGCGTTTAAGCGCACCGGCGAATTCGCCGTCAGTGCCCACCCTGCAAGCCGGCACGCCGAAGACCCTGGCCAGCGCCACCCAGTCGATCACCGGGCGTGTGAGATCGGTGAGCGTTAGCGCCTTGGGTCCGGGCTGCGCGATACCGGCACGGGTAAGCTCGGTCTGCAGGATGCGGTAGCGGCGGTTTGCGCACACCACGACGGTTACGTCCGCGCTCTCGCGGATCATCGACCGGACGCCTGCAAGGTGTAAAAGCCGCTTTCTTCGGCCTGGAATGCGATGACGCGCCGGGCCGGCAGAACCGCACAACTTCCAACTGTCCCGAAGGGCTATTTCCCCGGGGAATAACTCCATGAAAAAGCCTGGATTGCCGACCGTGTTGTTCACGGCAGCCTTTTGCATGATGGCGGGGGTCGGGGCCATCGTTTCGATTCTGCCCCGCCGCATCCTGGATCTTTCCACCGACGGGATTTCTCTTGGGCTGTTGAGCACCAGTTTTGCCGTCGCCTATCTTGCCGCTCAACTGCCGGTGGGTTACCTCGCAGACCGTTTCGGTGCCAGTGCCTTTCTGGTGGGAGGCTATCTGGTCTGTGCCGCCGCCGGTCTGATCTTCTACCTTGCCCCCAATGCAACCGTTATACTGGTCGCCCGCATCGTTCAAGGAATTGGCGAGGCACCGGTTTGGGCACTGGGTCCGGCCTTGCTCTCGGTGCATCATGATGACCGGCGGGCATTGGCCATGGGCCATTACAACGCGGCGATCCATATCGGTTTGACTGTCGGGCCGGTGATCGGCTATCTGGCCCGGGGAAACATGGCTTTCAGCGTTTACGCGGGGCTTTGTATCGCCGGTGCCGCGATTCTTTACTGGGGTATTGCCGACACAGGCAAGACCCCTGCAATAGTCGGACAACAGATTAGGCCATCGGATGTCGCCCGGCTTCTGGGCATGCCGGGGGTGGGCAACGCCCTGTGGGGCATCCTGCTCTGGGGAGGCGCCTATGGGATGTTTCTTACCGTCATTCCGGGGTTTCTCATCGTTTACCACGGGGCTCCGGCAAGCCTGACCACGTTGTTTTTTGTAATCTTCTACCTGATGATCAGCCTGTCCCAGCTTATCTTCGGCCCGTTGGTGGACGGCCTGGGCCGGCGACGGGTGATGCGCCTGGGGCTTGCGGCCGGTGCCGTCGGTATTGGCATCTTCCCCTATGTCGGCCTTTACGGCGCCATGGGACTGCTCACCCTGGCGGCTTTTGGCCTGGGCGCGTTTTACCTGGCCTCCATGGCTCGGCTAAATGATGCGGCCCCGGTTGAATTGAAGGGCAGCATCTCCGGAGCCTACTATTTAGCCTGGGGCATTGGGATGAGCGTTGCGGCCGTGGCCGTGGAGGGAATATCGTTGCACCTGCACCCCAGCGCCGGCTTCGTCGCCTTTGCCGTCCTTCTGGGCGTGCAGGCGAGCGTGGTCGGACTGAAGTGGCGCCAAACTTGACGGTTCCGCAGAAAGTCCGCTTTCTGCGTTGCGCTGCATCTCGAAGTCGCTGCGGCGCACCTAAGTAAGCCTCACGCCGCTGAGATTTGCACGGGGGTGGTGGCTCCAAGGGACATTCACCATTCATCCCGAAATCACTACAAGCTGTGGTACTTCTGTTATTGCCGATCGATCGCGCTCTTCTTCACGCTTCTGATCGCCGGCAGAGGGCTGGCGCCCTGGCGGTGCCACCAGCACCCATCAGCGTTCCGACTTGAAGTCTTCCGATCGGACACCGTAACGCTTGAGAAGGCGGTGAAGACTCTCCCGTTCCATCGCGGCACGCTCTGCCGCACGCGTGACGTTTCCCTCGAACTCCCGCAACAACGCGGCAAGGTAGTCGCGTGTGAAACGTTTTTTGGCCGTGTCCAGGGCCTCCCGGTACGGCAGCTTGACGAGAGTTTCGATGGGCAGGTTCTCTCTTCGATTCTCCTGGAGATCCTCCGGTAGATCGCGGGCATCGATCTCCGTTCCGGTGGCCACAACCACCGCTCGCTCCACGGCGTGCTCCAGCTCACGGACGTTCCCCGGCCAGGCATACCCGGTCAGGGCCCTCAGCGCGTCGGGCGTCAAGCCGGCCAGGGTCCGCTGGAAGGCCCGTTCATACTTTGCGAGGAAGTGCGCCGCGAGCAGCGGGATGTCGTCACGGCGTTCCCTGAGCGACGGCATCCGGATGGGAAACACATTCAACCGGTAGAAGAGGTCCTCCCGGAAGCGTCCCGCCTGTAACTCGGCCTTCAGATCGCGGCAAGTCGCCGCGATGACCCGCACGTCGATGGTCGTGGCCGTGTTGTCTCCAACGCGGCGGATTTCCTTCTCCTGCAAAGTGCGGTTCAGCTTCACCTGAACGGCGAGGGGCAGCTCGCCGACCTCGTCAAGGAAGACTGTTCCGCCGTCAGCTTCCTCGAACAAACCCGGTTTGGCGCCGGTCGCCCCCGTGAAGGAGCCCCGAGCGTGGCCGAACAACTCACTCTCGACCAGCCCCGTTGGCAGGGCGCCGCAGTTCACCGGAACGAAGCGGCGATCTTTCCTTGCGCTCTGGTAATGAATGGCGCGAGCGGCGAGCTCCTTGCCGGTGCCGGTCTCCCCGGTCAAGAGGACGGTGATGTCGAGGCCGGCCGCCTGTTCGAAGAGCCGAAAGACATCCTGCATTGCGCGGCTCTTGCCGACGATGTTCTGAAAGGAGTGGTGGGCCTGAAGCTCCCTGCGCAGGCTGGTCGCCTGCTCCTTCAGCCGCTTTCGCTCCAGGGCGCGGGCAAGGGTCAGGACAGCCGCATCCGGGTCGAATGGCTTCTGGAGGTAGTCGTACGCACCCAGCTTCATTGCCGCCACGGCATCGCCGACAGAGGCGTAGGCCGTCATCATCACGACCTCGGTGTCCGGCTGCCGTCGCTTCACGGCTTTAAGAACCTCCAAACCGCTGGCCCCGGGCATTTTGACATCGGTCACGACGACGTCGAAGTCTTGTTCCTCAACGAGAAAAAGCGCGCGGCCGCCATCCGCTGCCGTGGTGAGCTCGTATTCGTCGCCGAGGATCTTGGCAAACAGCTTGAGCATGTTCTCCTTGTCGTCGACGACCAGAATGCGCGCACGACTCATGTTGCCCCCCTCTCTGAGGCCCTCGGAAGGCGCAGCACGACCCTGGCTCCGCGCCCCGGGGCATCGACGAGGAGATCGCCCCCATGCGCCAGCGCGATGGCGCGCGACACGGCCAGACCGAGACCGGTGCCGCGCGGCTTCGTGGTGAAGAAGGGCTCGAACAGATGCTCGCGGACGTCGGCGGGGAAACCCGGCCCGTTGTCGCTGACAGCCAGTTCGGTCTGTCCTTCACCATCGGTGATCCGCACCTCGACCCGGCCGCCCGGGCCGACGGCCTCGACGGCGTTCTTCACGAGGTTGAAAACAACCTGGCGCAGCTTGAGCACGTCGCCCTGCGCGGAGGCTTCTCCATCAACAGAGATCCCAACCCCCTGCGTCTGATCCGATTCCGACAACTTCGCCGCCACGTCCTCGGCGAGTTCGCGCAAATCCACCGGGCAGACTCCGGGCTTCGGCGGGCGGGAAAGATCCAACAGTCCGTCGACGATCTCTTTGCACCGCAGGGTTTCGGTCTCGATGACCGCCAGATCCTCGCGGAGGTCGCCCTCGGCCTTCTTGCCGAGCACCCGCACGTAGCCGAGGATGACCCCAAGCGGGTTGTTGATCTCATGGGCCAAGCCGGCCGCCAGTCTACCGATGCCGGCCAGCTTCTCCTGGAGGAAAAGCCGGTGCTGGTGCTCCTTCACCGAAGCCGCCATGGCGTTGAACTGCTCGGCGAGGGCGCCGAACTCGTCCATGCATTGGATCTCGATCCTTGTGTCGAGATCGCCCGTGCCAATTCTCTCCGCACCGGCCTTCAGCTCTGCAAGCGGACGCGCGACCGAGCGACCGATGACTGTGCCCGCTCCTGCCGCGAGCGCGGGGGCGACGAGCAAAAAAAACAACGCCCAGATGAGGGTGCGGCGTTGAATCCTGGTGACCAACACCTGAAGCTCGGTCACCGACTCGGAGAAACGGCCGGCCAGGAAGGCCGCGTTATCCTGTGCGACCGCCACGCTGCTCAACACCTGTCCGTGTTCCTCCCGGACCTCGTCGTGCTGGCCTGCCAGCACACGGGGTAGGATCCGGTTCCGATAAGCCGAATCCAATTCGTTCAGTGCCCCCTCGATTCGTGCGGTCCACTGTCGCTCGTCGGGTCTGGTCGAAAAGCCGTGCATCTGGTAAACAAGAGCTTGCGCGTGATCGCGCGCACTCTCGTAGAATTTCACGTGGCTGTCGTCGCCGATAATGATCGTGTGGGCGAGGTGGGCATACTGGTCGCGCACCGCGCTGGCAAGCTCAAGCGCCAGTTGCAACCCCTCGACCCGCTCGCGGGCCCCCGTTACCTCGTTGCGGATCTGCACGAGGCCATGGAGCGCCAAACCCGAGGCCAGCGCGTAAATCAAGATGATCGCGGCGAAAGCCACGAAGAGGCGACGTCCGGTCCCCGACCATAAAATCTTCCTGGCCGCGGCTCCGATCCCGGTTTCTCTTCTCTTCAAGGGAGTGTCGTAAGCCAAATGCCACCTCCTCGGGGACACCGCCCTGGGACGTTTGGCGCCCACCCGCAGAGTAACTCTATCGGTTACACCGTAACTCATCGAACCGTTATTTCAACCCTTCCCGAAGGGTGGTCAATGCTGTTGGCAATGTCAACAGCCTGAAAGATAGAACTTTTTTGGCGTTGTGGGCGCTTGGCACGGATGCTGCTGAAAACATTAAATAACAGTTCAAACAGGAGGTACCGACCATTGAAGACCGCAACTATCGCCATCATCGCCTCGTTGGCCGCAATCTTTCTGGCCCTCCCGGCCTGTGCGAAGGACCGGGACGCGGCACCGGCATCTATGCATTCCCAGTACAAAGCCGCCGAGACGGGTCACGAGCAGGTCGTCGAGCTCTGGGTGACCTCGGACGGGTTCGTCCCCGCCTCTTTTAAAGTCCGCGCCGGGCACCCGGTGAAGCTCGTCGTCACCCGCCAGGTGGAGCGGACTTGCGCGACCGACATCGTCATCAAAGACCTCAAGATCTCCGCTCCGTTGCCTCTTAACGAAGCGGTGGAGCTCACTTTCACGCCGACCAAACCCGGCAAGATCAGGTTCGCCTGCTCCATGAACCACATCTCCGGCGAGATCCTTGTCGAGTAGCCGATGAGGATTGGCATGCGTCTTGGACCTTCAGTTGCGAGCACCATAGCCATCGTCGCGCTGACTGGAATTCAGGTTGGCTGCGTGGGAAAATACGAGCCCGCAGTCCGCCACGACCTCTCAGCGGTACGCGAAGATTACGCCCTTCTCGGGAAAGAGGTACCTTGGGATGAGGACCCCCGCGGAGACGCTCTGCGTTCGCGCGTTGAAGCGGGCCTCGCCGGTTATCTTCGTATTGCCCTTGAACGAAATCCGGAGATCCGCGCAGGTTTCGAGCGCTGGCAGGCCAGCGTCCATCGTATCTCGCGATCCCGACGTTTGCCGGAGCCGACCATCGGGTTCGGCTACTTCGTTGAGTCAGTTGAGACGCGCGTGGGGCCGCAGCAAGCCCGCATCAGCTTGCAACAGGCGTTTCCTTGGCCCACGAAATTGACCGCGGGCACTGATGCCGCATCGGCGCAAGCCAGAGCGATGCAACGGC is a genomic window of Desulfobacteraceae bacterium containing:
- a CDS encoding response regulator; translation: MTVAMNTTLHADVYFNDVAPDAEPARRYRILLAEDDKEMRTLLALSLKRAGYDVVKCSDGVDMLTHLAAFLLPYEPVHESFDLIISDIRMPGVTGMEVLQGQPKRANFPPMILITAFGDDETHAQAAECGVAAMFDKPFDVDELLEKVNAILLCRE
- a CDS encoding tyrosine-type recombinase/integrase, which codes for MLPVVEEALREQRRQNPTKSPYVFLNNDGKPVDCETLQKTTWTPGLKRAELEYRLMYHTRHSFATLMLSGGENMGWVQQMMGHAYLKMIQERYYRFIQNLTHTDGSALAEKFQRNLVRVTPNLPQNDEGDHLAQVIPFNR
- a CDS encoding thiamine pyrophosphate-dependent enzyme; amino-acid sequence: MELFPGEIALRDSWKLCGSAGPARHRIPGRRKRLLHLAGVRSMIRESADVTVVVCANRRYRILQTELTRAGIAQPGPKALTLTDLTRPVIDWVALARVFGVPACRVGTDGEFAGALKRALAEHGPSLFEPVIG
- a CDS encoding MFS transporter, yielding MKKPGLPTVLFTAAFCMMAGVGAIVSILPRRILDLSTDGISLGLLSTSFAVAYLAAQLPVGYLADRFGASAFLVGGYLVCAAAGLIFYLAPNATVILVARIVQGIGEAPVWALGPALLSVHHDDRRALAMGHYNAAIHIGLTVGPVIGYLARGNMAFSVYAGLCIAGAAILYWGIADTGKTPAIVGQQIRPSDVARLLGMPGVGNALWGILLWGGAYGMFLTVIPGFLIVYHGAPASLTTLFFVIFYLMISLSQLIFGPLVDGLGRRRVMRLGLAAGAVGIGIFPYVGLYGAMGLLTLAAFGLGAFYLASMARLNDAAPVELKGSISGAYYLAWGIGMSVAAVAVEGISLHLHPSAGFVAFAVLLGVQASVVGLKWRQT
- a CDS encoding sigma-54 dependent transcriptional regulator, coding for MSRARILVVDDKENMLKLFAKILGDEYELTTAADGGRALFLVEEQDFDVVVTDVKMPGASGLEVLKAVKRRQPDTEVVMMTAYASVGDAVAAMKLGAYDYLQKPFDPDAAVLTLARALERKRLKEQATSLRRELQAHHSFQNIVGKSRAMQDVFRLFEQAAGLDITVLLTGETGTGKELAARAIHYQSARKDRRFVPVNCGALPTGLVESELFGHARGSFTGATGAKPGLFEEADGGTVFLDEVGELPLAVQVKLNRTLQEKEIRRVGDNTATTIDVRVIAATCRDLKAELQAGRFREDLFYRLNVFPIRMPSLRERRDDIPLLAAHFLAKYERAFQRTLAGLTPDALRALTGYAWPGNVRELEHAVERAVVVATGTEIDARDLPEDLQENRRENLPIETLVKLPYREALDTAKKRFTRDYLAALLREFEGNVTRAAERAAMERESLHRLLKRYGVRSEDFKSER
- a CDS encoding HAMP domain-containing protein, with amino-acid sequence MAYDTPLKRRETGIGAAARKILWSGTGRRLFVAFAAIILIYALASGLALHGLVQIRNEVTGARERVEGLQLALELASAVRDQYAHLAHTIIIGDDSHVKFYESARDHAQALVYQMHGFSTRPDERQWTARIEGALNELDSAYRNRILPRVLAGQHDEVREEHGQVLSSVAVAQDNAAFLAGRFSESVTELQVLVTRIQRRTLIWALFFLLVAPALAAGAGTVIGRSVARPLAELKAGAERIGTGDLDTRIEIQCMDEFGALAEQFNAMAASVKEHQHRLFLQEKLAGIGRLAAGLAHEINNPLGVILGYVRVLGKKAEGDLREDLAVIETETLRCKEIVDGLLDLSRPPKPGVCPVDLRELAEDVAAKLSESDQTQGVGISVDGEASAQGDVLKLRQVVFNLVKNAVEAVGPGGRVEVRITDGEGQTELAVSDNGPGFPADVREHLFEPFFTTKPRGTGLGLAVSRAIALAHGGDLLVDAPGRGARVVLRLPRASERGAT
- a CDS encoding cupredoxin domain-containing protein, whose translation is MKTATIAIIASLAAIFLALPACAKDRDAAPASMHSQYKAAETGHEQVVELWVTSDGFVPASFKVRAGHPVKLVVTRQVERTCATDIVIKDLKISAPLPLNEAVELTFTPTKPGKIRFACSMNHISGEILVE